From a region of the Egibacteraceae bacterium genome:
- a CDS encoding type II toxin-antitoxin system HicB family antitoxin has translation MASRRFQVEIEWDPSDEVWVTYVPALGHLSTYGDTREEALAQTREAVLGYLEAAQKDNLPVPDEEHHLDVVEIEVATP, from the coding sequence ATGGCATCGAGACGCTTCCAGGTCGAGATCGAGTGGGACCCCAGTGACGAGGTCTGGGTAACCTACGTTCCTGCGCTCGGGCATCTGTCCACCTATGGGGACACCCGGGAGGAGGCGTTGGCGCAGACCCGCGAGGCGGTGCTGGGCTACCTCGAGGCGGCTCAGAAGGACAACCTTCCTGTGCCTGACGAAGAGCACCACCTTGACGTTGTCGAGATCGAGGTGGCGACCCCCTGA